In Paenacidovorax monticola, the genomic window GCGCGCCCTCGCTGGGGCCGGGCACATCGGCGTGCAGCAGCACGCCGTAGCCCGGCACGGGCTCGAAGCGCACGGCCACGCCCGCGGCTTCGAGCCGCTCGCGCAAGGCCTGGGCCACGGCCATCACGCCAGCTTCGTCGCGGCTGCCGCTGTCGATGTCGACCACCTTTTGCAATAGGTCTTGCATGGCCTGCTGCTGGCCGGCCAGCCAGTCGAGGAGACGGGCGCGCTGCTGCGCGCGGCTTTCTTCAAGGGTATCCTGCATGGTTGCGAAAGGCTCGGAGCGGTGTGAATGGGCGCAGTGTTGCACGTGGATTCCGAGTTTGCAATACGTTTTTCATAAAACATACATCAATGAAATCATCATTGCAAAACCCCGCAGGGCTTCTGCCCGAGCGCCTGACGCGCCAGAGCGCGGGCCTCACGGCCAGCGAGCAGGCGCTCGCCCTCGCGCTGGGGCGCGACTACCCGCACGCGCTGCTCGAATCGGCCACCGCGCTGGCCGCGCGCACGGGCACGAGTGCCTCCACCGTGGTGCGCCTGTTCGCCAAGCTCGGCTATGCAAGCTACGCCGAGGCCCAGCGCGAAGCGCGCGGCGAGGTCACGGCGCTGCTGCAGACCGCCGCGCAGCGCGCCCCCGTGACCATCGGCACCCAGCGCAGCCCGCGCGAGTGCGTGGACGACACGCTGCTGCATGACCAGCACAACATCCAGGCCACGCGCGAGGGGCTGGACCTGGCGGCCTTCGAAGCCATGGCCACGCGGCTCTCGCGGGACACGGGCGGCCGCGTGTTCGTGCTCGCCCAGATCAACAGCGCCCCGGTGGCGGCCTGGCTCGCGCTGCACCTCAACATGTGCCGCCCCGGCGTGCAGGAGCTGGATGTGGGCGCCATCGCGCCCGCCGACCAGTTGCTGTGGGTGCAGCCGCAGGACACGCTGGTGGCCTTCAGCGTGAGCCGCTACGCGCAGGGCACGGTGCAGGTGGCGCGGCGCTTTCGCGAGGCGGGCGGCCAGGTGCTGGTCATCACCGACGGCCCGGCCTCGCCGCTGGTCCCGCTGGCCCACCACTGGCTGCAGGTGCGCACCTCGAACGCGTCGCCCTTCCATTCGTACACGGCGGCGTTCTTCCTGTGCAATGCGCTGGTGTCGGCCGTGGCGCAGCTGCGGCGCGAGAGCGTGTCCGAGGCGCTCGCGCGGCGCGATGCGCTGTGGGAAGATTTCGAGCACCAGATCGTCGCCCCGGCCCCCCGCCGTGCGGGCGGCACCGCACGCAAGCTATCCAAAAAATAGCTGCCTGCGCTTGCTCCACGGGCACCCGCGCCCCATCATAAAAAAGGGCGCCCGAGAGGCGCCCTGAAGCATGGAACGGCCCCGCCAGGGGCAACGCATGCCATCAGTGCTGCAGGATCTTGTTGAGGAAGTCCTTGGTGCGCGGCTGGCGCGCTTCGGGGTTGCCGAAGAACTCGTCCTTCGAGCAGTCCTCCAGGATCTTGCCGCCCACGTCCATGAAGATCACACGGCTGGCCACCTTGCGCGCGAAGCCCATTTCGTGCGTCACGCACATCATGGTCATGCCTTCGTTGGCCAGGCCCACCATCACGTCGAGCACTTCGCCCACCATCTCGGGATCCAGCGCCGAGGTGGGTTCGTCGAACAGCATCACGATGGGGTCCATGGACAGCGCGCGGGCGATGGCCACGCGCTGCTGCTGGCCGCCCGAGAGCTGGCCCGGGAACTTGTCCTTGTGGGCCGTGAGGCCCACGCGGTCGAGCATCTTCAGGCCGCGCTTCTTGGCGTCGTCGGCACTGCGGCCCAGCACCTTGATCTGCGCGATCGTGAGGTTCTCGGTCACCGACAGGTGCGGGAACAGCTCGAAATGCTGGAACACCATGCCCACGCGGCTGCGCAGCTTGGGCAGGTCGGTCTTGGGGTCGTGCACGGCCGTGCCGTCGACGTAGATCTCGCCCTTCTGGAAGGGCTCGAGCGCGTTGATGGTCTTGATGAGCGTGGACTTGCCCGAGCCCGAGGGGCCGCAGACCACCACCACTTCGCCCTTGTTGATGCTGGTGGAGCAATCGGTCAGCACCTGGAAGGAGCCGTACCACTTGGAAACGTTCTTGAGTTCGATCATTGCAATTCCTTGGATTGAACGCCTCAGCGGATGATGGCGATCTTCTTGTGCAGCCGCTTGACCAGCCAGGACAGCGCGTAGCACATGACGAAATAGACCACGGCGGCAGCCAGATAGGCCTCGATCGGGCGGCCATAGTTCTTGCCCGCGATCTCGAAGCCCTTGAGCATGTCGTAGGCGCCGATGGCGTAGACCAGCGAGGTGTCCTGGAACAGGATGATGGTCTGGGTCAGCAGCACGGGCAGCATGTTGCGGAAGGCCTGGGGCAGCACCACGAGCTTCATGTTCTGCCCATAGGTCATGCCCAGCGCCTGGCCCGCGAAGACCTGGCCGCGCGGGATGGACTGGATGCCCGCGCGCATGATCTCGCTGAAGTAGGCCGCCTCGAAGGCGATGAAGGTGACCACGGCGGAAGTCTCGGCGCCGATGGGGCGGCCGATGACCATGGGCACGAGCAGGAAGAACCACAGGATCACCATCACCAGCGGAATGCTGCGCATGCCGTTGACGTAGATGGTGGCGGGCATATCCAGCCACTTCTTGCCCGACAGGCGCATGAGCGCCAGCACTGTGCCGAAGAACACGCCGCCGATGGTCGCGACCACGGTGAGCATCAGGCTGAAGGTCAGCCCCTTCAGCACGAAGTTGCTGATGAGGTCCCAGTTGTAGAAGGAAAAGTCCAGATGCAGGTTCATGTCAGTGGCCTCCCGTCCCGCCGGCAGCGATCAGGCCCGGCACGCGCGAGCGCTTCTCGATGAAGGCCATGACGCGGTTGATGGCGAACGCCGACACGATGTACAGCCCGGTCACGGCCAGGTAGACCTCGATGCCGCGTGAGGTCTCTTCCTGCGCCTGCATGGCGAACATGGTCAGTTCGGCCACGGACACGGCGAAGGCCACCGAGGAGTTCTTGAACACGTTCATGGTCTCGCTCGTGAGCGGCGGGATGATGATGCGGAACGCCATGGGCAGCAGAACATAGCGGTAGTACTGGAACGTGGTGAAGCCCAGCGCCATGCCCGCGTAGCGCTGGCCGCGCGGCAGGGCCTGGATGCCCGAGCGCACCTGCTCGGCGATACGCGCCGAGGTGAAGAAGCCCAGTGCCAGCACCACGAGCACGAAGCCCGGCACCGACTTCATGGCCGGGAAGATCGCCGGCACGACGTGGTACCACACGAAGACATGCACCAGCAGCGGAATATTGCGGAACAGCTCGACCCAGGCGTTGCCAAGGCGCACGGTCCAGGGCCGGTCGGGCAACGTGCGCAGCGTGCCGATGGCGGAGCCGACGATGAGCGCGATGAGCAGCGAGAGCAGCGATACGGACACGGTCCAGCCCCACGCGGACAGGAGCCAGTCGAGATAGGTGATATCACCGTTTTTGCCAAAACAGCCTTGAACGGCTTGTTGCTCAATGGTGTCCTGGCAGAACACCTGCCAATCCCAAGTCATAGGAGCACCCCTTTAAATCAATCAATCCAGGTTGCAGGCGCGAGGGTCGTCGCGCGTTGCAACAAAAATCGCCCCTTCCGACCCTGCGGCAGAAGGGGCGATACCTGTGGGAAGCGAATTACTTGACTTCGTACGACTCCATGGGCTTGTCGTTGGGGTTGGCCCATGCGTCCTTGGTGGCGTCGGACAGCGGCAGGCCGATCTTCACGTTGGCCGGGGGAATCGGCTGCAGGAACCACTTGTCATACAGCTTGCCCAGCGAGCCATCGGCGATCTGGCGCTTGATGGAGTCGTCCACGGCCTTCTTGAAGGCGGGGTCGTCCTTGCGCAGCATGCAGGCGATGGGTTCCACCGACAGCACT contains:
- a CDS encoding MurR/RpiR family transcriptional regulator; the encoded protein is MKSSLQNPAGLLPERLTRQSAGLTASEQALALALGRDYPHALLESATALAARTGTSASTVVRLFAKLGYASYAEAQREARGEVTALLQTAAQRAPVTIGTQRSPRECVDDTLLHDQHNIQATREGLDLAAFEAMATRLSRDTGGRVFVLAQINSAPVAAWLALHLNMCRPGVQELDVGAIAPADQLLWVQPQDTLVAFSVSRYAQGTVQVARRFREAGGQVLVITDGPASPLVPLAHHWLQVRTSNASPFHSYTAAFFLCNALVSAVAQLRRESVSEALARRDALWEDFEHQIVAPAPRRAGGTARKLSKK
- a CDS encoding amino acid ABC transporter ATP-binding protein, which translates into the protein MIELKNVSKWYGSFQVLTDCSTSINKGEVVVVCGPSGSGKSTLIKTINALEPFQKGEIYVDGTAVHDPKTDLPKLRSRVGMVFQHFELFPHLSVTENLTIAQIKVLGRSADDAKKRGLKMLDRVGLTAHKDKFPGQLSGGQQQRVAIARALSMDPIVMLFDEPTSALDPEMVGEVLDVMVGLANEGMTMMCVTHEMGFARKVASRVIFMDVGGKILEDCSKDEFFGNPEARQPRTKDFLNKILQH
- a CDS encoding amino acid ABC transporter permease; translation: MNLHLDFSFYNWDLISNFVLKGLTFSLMLTVVATIGGVFFGTVLALMRLSGKKWLDMPATIYVNGMRSIPLVMVILWFFLLVPMVIGRPIGAETSAVVTFIAFEAAYFSEIMRAGIQSIPRGQVFAGQALGMTYGQNMKLVVLPQAFRNMLPVLLTQTIILFQDTSLVYAIGAYDMLKGFEIAGKNYGRPIEAYLAAAVVYFVMCYALSWLVKRLHKKIAIIR
- a CDS encoding amino acid ABC transporter permease, whose amino-acid sequence is MTWDWQVFCQDTIEQQAVQGCFGKNGDITYLDWLLSAWGWTVSVSLLSLLIALIVGSAIGTLRTLPDRPWTVRLGNAWVELFRNIPLLVHVFVWYHVVPAIFPAMKSVPGFVLVVLALGFFTSARIAEQVRSGIQALPRGQRYAGMALGFTTFQYYRYVLLPMAFRIIIPPLTSETMNVFKNSSVAFAVSVAELTMFAMQAQEETSRGIEVYLAVTGLYIVSAFAINRVMAFIEKRSRVPGLIAAGGTGGH